In Planctomycetota bacterium, one genomic interval encodes:
- the recG gene encoding ATP-dependent DNA helicase RecG, with amino-acid sequence MPESSPITYATPIGDLPGVGDRRLPMYHRLGLRRVADLLRHVPLRYENHAASTPIDSLLELAAGAVGAARGVVEKTRWNAPPGRGRKGRFEATLQDDSGTLLCTWFNAAWLRDRIAVGMTLDVQGKVKTFQNYPQMVNPKWSALSEEAKQQAPNAIDKLQPIYPATDGLPSAAIAKLIETVLDDAVADLDDPVPDELRKHHAMPTLGEAFRKLHRPETKDDHQAARRRLAFNELLLLQLGIALKRAHVRHHLKAHELRFTDAIDAHIRQRFPFPLTRAQDRVTQEIANDLQRPWPMNRLLQGDVGAGKTVIALYAMLLAVADRKQAALMAPTELLAEQHFASIAAMLEGSGVSIDLFTSNRPGDRDALASGALDIAVGTHALLSESMRFHELAVAVVDEQHRFGVKQRAALRSANPDSDQVPHTLVMTATPIPRTLSLTLFGDLDVSTLDELPPGRTPATNRVVTPLQAEEVYGYAATRLKRGEQAYVVVPTIDGKGAAGDELKSVNAHAAMLQQRFFADFEVGVVHGRLTPEQRQAVMEDFRANRVRVLVATTVIEVGVDVPNATVMVIEHAERFGLAQLHQLRGRIGRGTNQKRPLCVFIADPTTEDASKRLDAIASTNDGFKIAEHDLSIRGMGDFFGTRQAGAVPLRLATIPEDLDLLKLAGRDAEQIVADDPTLADPKHALLRKVLLQQHGEALGLIDVG; translated from the coding sequence GTGCCAGAGAGTTCGCCCATCACCTACGCCACTCCGATCGGCGATCTCCCCGGGGTTGGCGACCGGCGGTTGCCGATGTACCACCGCCTCGGCCTGCGTCGAGTTGCCGACCTGCTGCGACACGTGCCGTTGCGTTACGAGAACCACGCCGCCAGCACGCCCATCGATAGTCTCCTCGAACTGGCTGCCGGCGCGGTCGGAGCCGCCCGCGGCGTTGTCGAAAAAACCCGCTGGAACGCACCCCCCGGAAGAGGAAGGAAAGGGCGTTTCGAGGCGACGCTGCAGGACGACAGCGGTACGTTGCTCTGCACTTGGTTCAACGCCGCTTGGCTCCGCGACCGCATCGCTGTGGGCATGACCCTCGACGTGCAAGGCAAAGTCAAAACCTTCCAGAACTATCCGCAGATGGTGAACCCCAAGTGGTCTGCACTGTCTGAAGAGGCAAAACAGCAAGCACCCAACGCGATCGACAAGCTCCAGCCGATCTACCCCGCTACGGACGGCCTGCCCTCCGCCGCGATCGCGAAACTCATCGAGACGGTGCTCGACGATGCCGTCGCCGATCTCGACGATCCGGTACCCGACGAGCTGCGGAAGCACCACGCGATGCCCACGCTCGGCGAGGCGTTCCGCAAGCTGCACCGGCCCGAAACCAAAGACGATCACCAAGCCGCCCGCCGCCGTCTCGCGTTCAACGAACTGCTCCTGCTGCAGTTGGGCATCGCGCTCAAGCGGGCCCACGTCCGTCACCATCTCAAGGCCCACGAACTGCGGTTCACCGACGCGATCGATGCACACATTCGCCAACGCTTCCCGTTCCCGCTGACCCGGGCGCAGGACCGCGTCACGCAAGAGATCGCCAACGACCTGCAACGGCCCTGGCCCATGAATCGTTTGCTCCAGGGCGACGTCGGGGCCGGTAAGACCGTGATCGCGCTCTACGCGATGCTTCTGGCCGTCGCCGACCGCAAGCAGGCGGCGCTCATGGCCCCGACCGAACTCTTGGCTGAGCAGCACTTTGCTTCGATCGCGGCCATGCTCGAAGGCTCGGGCGTCTCGATCGACCTGTTCACATCGAATCGTCCCGGCGACCGCGACGCGCTGGCGTCGGGCGCGTTGGACATCGCTGTCGGCACCCACGCGCTGCTGTCCGAGTCGATGCGGTTCCACGAACTGGCCGTCGCGGTCGTGGACGAGCAGCACCGCTTCGGCGTCAAGCAGCGCGCGGCGCTGCGGAGCGCCAACCCGGACTCCGACCAGGTTCCGCACACGTTGGTCATGACCGCGACGCCGATCCCGCGGACGCTTTCGCTCACGCTGTTCGGCGACTTGGACGTCTCGACGCTTGACGAGCTGCCGCCCGGGCGGACGCCGGCGACCAACCGCGTGGTCACGCCGCTACAGGCCGAAGAGGTGTACGGCTACGCCGCGACCCGGCTCAAGCGTGGCGAGCAGGCGTACGTGGTCGTGCCCACGATCGACGGCAAGGGTGCCGCCGGCGACGAACTCAAAAGCGTCAACGCGCACGCCGCGATGCTTCAGCAACGCTTCTTCGCGGATTTTGAAGTCGGCGTCGTGCACGGCCGGCTGACCCCAGAGCAGCGCCAGGCCGTCATGGAAGACTTCCGTGCGAATCGGGTGCGGGTCCTCGTCGCCACAACCGTGATCGAGGTCGGCGTCGACGTGCCCAACGCGACGGTCATGGTCATCGAGCACGCCGAACGCTTCGGCCTCGCGCAACTGCACCAGCTCCGCGGTCGCATCGGCCGGGGGACAAACCAGAAGCGGCCGCTGTGCGTGTTCATCGCCGACCCGACCACCGAAGACGCGAGCAAGCGTCTCGACGCGATCGCCTCGACCAACGACGGCTTCAAGATCGCCGAGCACGATCTGAGCATCCGCGGCATGGGCGACTTCTTCGGCACGCGGCAGGCCGGCGCGGTGCCGCTACGCCTGGCGACGATCCCGGAGGACCTGGACCTGCTCAAGCTCGCGGGCCGAGACGCCGAGCAGATCGTGGCCGACGACCCCACGCTCGCCGACCCGAAACACGCGCTGCTGCGGAAGGTCTTGCTCCAGCAACACGGCGAAGCGCTCGGACTGATCGACGTGGGGTAA
- a CDS encoding fructosamine kinase family protein — MTLGADVRRRIEVALGLSVVQTAEVRGGDINHAHRLTLLDGTRAFVKTPRSACPGDLYAAEAAGLDALRDAADSAASVPGVLAVGDDFLVLEALRFGSPPPDFEERLGTALAETHRASRGAARRFGFPCTTYLGRLMQNNQPTEPPHSWPTFWRDRRLLPLLEDLPAYPRLQTLGRRLADRLDTLLDAPAEPPTLVHGDLWSGNAAFVSEANRPALFDPACGYTHREAEFGMTRLFGFGPRFEAAYHEAFPLADGWTRRVEVYRLHHLLSHAWHFGGGYAGQAEALLHQLLRP, encoded by the coding sequence GTGACGCTCGGGGCGGATGTTCGGCGGCGGATCGAGGTAGCCCTCGGCCTGAGCGTGGTCCAAACGGCGGAAGTCCGCGGCGGCGACATCAACCATGCACACCGCCTGACCCTGTTGGATGGAACTCGAGCGTTCGTCAAGACGCCGCGGTCGGCTTGCCCCGGCGACCTGTACGCCGCCGAGGCCGCGGGGCTCGACGCGCTGCGCGACGCCGCGGATTCGGCGGCGAGCGTGCCGGGCGTGCTCGCGGTAGGCGACGATTTCCTGGTGCTCGAAGCCCTGCGGTTCGGCTCTCCGCCGCCGGACTTTGAAGAGCGGTTGGGCACCGCCTTGGCCGAAACGCACCGCGCCTCCCGCGGCGCCGCGCGGCGCTTCGGCTTCCCGTGCACGACCTATCTTGGCCGACTCATGCAGAACAACCAGCCAACCGAGCCGCCGCACAGCTGGCCAACGTTCTGGCGGGATCGCCGTTTGCTGCCCCTGCTCGAAGACCTGCCGGCATATCCGCGCCTCCAAACGCTCGGCCGCCGCCTCGCCGACCGGCTCGACACGCTGCTTGACGCGCCCGCCGAACCACCGACCCTCGTCCACGGCGACCTTTGGTCCGGCAACGCCGCCTTCGTCTCCGAGGCCAACCGGCCCGCGCTCTTCGACCCCGCCTGCGGCTACACGCACCGCGAAGCCGAGTTCGGCATGACCCGGCTGTTCGGCTTCGGTCCACGGTTCGAGGCGGCGTACCACGAAGCGTTTCCACTCGCCGACGGCTGGACGCGGCGCGTCGAGGTGTACCGGCTGCACCACCTGCTCAGCCACGCGTGGCACTTCGGCGGCGGCTACGCCGGACAAGCCGAGGCGTTGCTTCACCAGTTGCTACGGCCTTGA
- a CDS encoding proline--tRNA ligase — MPHAQPDFWSQTLVPTLRQAPGDAEVPSHQLMLRAGLVRKLGAGSYSYLPLGLRSLNKVIAIIREEMHAAGAAEVFLPTLQPIELWQKTGRDQSYGDNLFQITDRHGRHYALGPTHEEVVTDLVGSCVSSYKDLPKTVFQIQTKFRDEFRPRFGVLRSREFLMKDAYSFHASLEGEGGLDETYDRQYAAYERVFRRCGVPYMVVEAEAGPIGGNASHEFMVPSPTGEDTILTNDSGYAANVEKCETGPRPADLHGEPTGDLEPVETPGCPGIDDVCVFFKKKLGSKLAAKNMLKTLVCKSDTGWVLAVVRGDHELNGAKLRQATHPSVHLADEQEARAAGFAIGFVGPHVAKDRDDIDVWVDPDAAQGGFWVTGGNQTDTHVKHFNWKRELAEEDQRRYAKFNRQAIRVADIRNAVEGDPAPQAKGGGTLRATKGIEVGHVFKLGSKYTQALGVSVTGENNEAVTPIMGCYGIGVNRILAAAVESAVTDEDGNERAGHDDSGIVWPAAIAPYAICITAIGYEPDSQVADVCQNLAKQLVEAGYDVLIDDRDERPGVKFKDADLVGFPLRITVGDKGLSAEQPSVELKMRDGSLGPKGTAVPLAEAVKKAASLLATP; from the coding sequence ATGCCCCATGCCCAGCCCGACTTCTGGTCCCAGACGCTTGTCCCCACGCTCCGTCAGGCCCCCGGCGACGCCGAGGTCCCGTCCCATCAGCTCATGCTCCGGGCCGGGCTGGTCCGCAAGCTCGGGGCCGGCAGTTATTCGTATCTGCCATTGGGCCTCCGGTCGTTGAACAAGGTCATTGCGATCATCCGGGAAGAGATGCACGCCGCCGGTGCCGCCGAGGTGTTTCTGCCCACGCTTCAACCCATCGAGCTCTGGCAGAAGACCGGCCGCGATCAGAGCTACGGCGACAACCTGTTCCAGATCACGGACCGCCACGGCCGGCACTACGCCCTGGGGCCGACCCACGAAGAGGTCGTCACCGACCTGGTCGGCTCGTGCGTCAGTTCTTACAAGGACCTGCCCAAAACCGTCTTCCAGATCCAGACCAAGTTTCGCGACGAATTCCGGCCGCGCTTCGGGGTGTTGCGCTCGCGCGAGTTCCTAATGAAGGACGCGTACAGCTTCCACGCCTCGCTCGAAGGCGAAGGCGGCCTCGACGAGACGTACGACCGGCAGTACGCCGCGTACGAACGCGTCTTCCGTCGCTGCGGCGTGCCGTACATGGTCGTCGAAGCCGAGGCCGGACCGATCGGCGGCAACGCGAGCCACGAGTTCATGGTCCCCTCGCCCACTGGCGAGGACACGATCCTGACCAACGACTCGGGCTACGCCGCCAACGTCGAGAAATGCGAAACCGGTCCGCGCCCCGCCGACCTGCACGGCGAACCGACCGGTGACCTCGAACCCGTCGAAACCCCCGGCTGCCCCGGTATCGACGACGTCTGCGTGTTCTTTAAAAAGAAGCTCGGCTCGAAACTCGCCGCGAAGAACATGCTCAAGACGCTGGTCTGCAAGTCCGACACCGGCTGGGTCCTCGCCGTGGTCCGCGGCGATCACGAACTCAACGGAGCCAAGCTCCGGCAGGCGACGCACCCGTCCGTGCACCTCGCGGATGAGCAGGAAGCCCGGGCCGCTGGGTTCGCCATTGGCTTTGTCGGCCCCCACGTCGCCAAAGACCGCGACGACATCGACGTCTGGGTCGACCCAGACGCGGCGCAGGGCGGCTTCTGGGTCACCGGCGGCAACCAGACCGACACGCACGTCAAACACTTCAACTGGAAACGCGAGCTGGCGGAAGAAGACCAACGCCGGTACGCCAAGTTCAACCGCCAGGCGATCCGTGTCGCCGACATCCGGAATGCCGTCGAGGGCGACCCCGCGCCCCAAGCCAAGGGCGGCGGCACGCTCCGCGCGACCAAGGGGATCGAAGTCGGCCACGTCTTCAAGCTTGGTTCCAAGTACACCCAGGCCCTCGGCGTCTCGGTCACCGGTGAAAACAACGAGGCCGTTACGCCGATCATGGGCTGCTACGGCATCGGTGTGAATCGCATCCTTGCCGCTGCGGTCGAGTCGGCCGTCACCGACGAAGACGGGAACGAACGCGCTGGCCACGACGATTCCGGCATTGTCTGGCCGGCCGCCATCGCGCCGTACGCGATCTGCATCACCGCCATCGGCTACGAGCCCGACAGCCAGGTCGCCGACGTCTGCCAGAACCTTGCGAAGCAACTCGTTGAGGCCGGGTACGACGTGCTCATCGACGATCGAGATGAACGGCCCGGCGTCAAGTTCAAAGACGCCGACCTCGTGGGATTCCCGCTGCGGATCACCGTTGGCGATAAAGGATTAAGTGCCGAACAGCCGTCGGTCGAATTGAAGATGCGCGACGGTTCGCTCGGCCCCAAGGGCACCGCCGTGCCGTTGGCCGAAGCGGTCAAAAAGGCCGCGTCGCTCCTCGCAACGCCTTGA
- a CDS encoding low molecular weight protein-tyrosine-phosphatase, whose product MDQPERSVLFVCMGNICRSPAAEGVFRKLVNEAGLSEAIGIDSAGTIRHHVGNPPDARMTAAAVGRGVDLTGQHARYAEAADAERFDLIVAMDRMNLADLEARFGGPREHVRLLGEFAPDDFQLKGGPPDVPDPYYGGDAGFEQVLDLLEASLPHVLEHLTRTVRASP is encoded by the coding sequence ATGGACCAACCCGAGCGTTCCGTTCTGTTCGTGTGCATGGGGAACATCTGCCGCAGCCCCGCGGCCGAGGGCGTGTTCCGCAAGCTCGTCAACGAGGCCGGCCTGAGCGAGGCGATCGGGATCGACTCGGCGGGTACGATCCGGCACCACGTGGGCAACCCGCCGGACGCGCGGATGACCGCCGCGGCGGTCGGCCGCGGGGTCGATCTCACGGGTCAGCACGCCCGCTACGCCGAGGCCGCCGACGCCGAGCGGTTCGACCTGATCGTCGCGATGGACCGGATGAACCTCGCCGACCTCGAAGCCCGCTTCGGCGGCCCACGGGAACACGTCCGCCTGCTCGGCGAATTCGCGCCCGACGATTTTCAGCTCAAGGGCGGCCCGCCCGATGTGCCCGACCCGTACTACGGCGGCGACGCCGGGTTTGAGCAGGTCCTCGACCTGCTCGAAGCTTCGCTGCCCCACGTACTCGAACACCTCACGCGAACCGTTCGGGCGTCGCCGTGA
- a CDS encoding DUF2959 family protein has protein sequence MPRALTAAVLIFAAMTLLPACSAGRSVSYKFWESFGYEKRDLFVDQVQDARAEQAETKDEFQSALDQFKATFGFDGGDLEAAYDSLKGSYDGIEEQADDLRDEVEKVKTIAGDLFDEWEGEIELQNNPDYQRAMQQQFDATQRSYNDMIAAMDRAVSKMDPVLQDFNDRVLFLKSSLNAKAIAALQTNADELIGDIDALIAEMNASIAEADAFLAELEG, from the coding sequence ATGCCCCGTGCGCTGACCGCCGCCGTTCTGATCTTCGCCGCGATGACCCTGTTGCCCGCGTGCTCGGCCGGGCGCAGCGTCAGCTACAAGTTCTGGGAGAGCTTCGGGTACGAGAAGCGCGACCTGTTCGTTGATCAAGTTCAGGACGCCCGGGCCGAACAGGCCGAGACGAAGGACGAATTCCAGAGCGCCCTCGACCAATTCAAGGCGACGTTCGGTTTTGATGGCGGCGATCTCGAAGCCGCGTACGACTCGCTCAAGGGCAGCTACGACGGCATCGAGGAACAGGCCGACGATCTCCGCGACGAGGTCGAAAAGGTCAAGACGATCGCCGGCGACCTGTTCGACGAATGGGAGGGCGAGATCGAACTGCAGAACAACCCCGACTACCAACGCGCGATGCAACAACAGTTCGACGCGACGCAACGGTCGTACAACGACATGATCGCGGCGATGGATCGGGCGGTGAGCAAGATGGACCCGGTGCTGCAGGATTTCAACGACCGCGTGCTGTTCCTCAAATCCAGCTTGAACGCCAAAGCGATCGCCGCGCTGCAGACCAATGCGGACGAACTGATCGGCGACATCGACGCCCTGATCGCCGAGATGAACGCGAGCATCGCGGAAGCGGACGCATTCTTAGCTGAACTCGAAGGCTGA